The DNA sequence CGGAACGCCGCCGAGCCCGATGCGCATACCCGCGAGGTGGTCGCCCATCTGGAGGCTGAGAACGCCTACACCGAAGCGGTGCTCCATCCTGTGAAGCAGCTGCGCGAGGACCTCTTCCTGGAGATGAAGGGACGCATCAAGGAGACCGACATGAGCGTGCCCTACCGGGAGAACGGGTATTGGTACCACCATCGCTTCGAGGAAGGGAAGGAGTATGCGATCCATGTGCGCCGCAAGGATGAAGTGGGATCGCCGGAGGTGGACATCCTGGACGAGAACAAGCTGGCCGAGGGGTCGAGCTTCTTCGATCTGGGCGACTATGATGTGGCGCCCGGCAACGGCATTGTGGCCTACAGCGTGGACCGGGTGGGCCGGCGCCAGTATGAGGTGCGCTTCCGCGACCTGGCCACCGGCAGGGACCTGCCCGATGTGATCACGAACACCGGGGGTGGTTGCGCGTGGGCCGACGACCGCCATGTGTTCTATCCGCGCAAGGACCACACACTGCGCAGCTACCGGATCTACCGGCATGTGATGGGCACCGACCCCGCCACCGACGAAGTGGTCTACGAGGAGAAGGACCCGGCATTCAGTTGCGATGTGTACCGCAGCCGGACCGACCGCATGGTGATCATCGTGACGGAGAGCACCATGAGCAGCGAGTACCACTATCTGCCCGTGGAGGAGCCGCTGGGCGGATTCCGTGTGTTCCTGCCGCGCGAACCGGAGCATGAGCACACCGCCATGCATGTGCCCGCGCACGATGGGAAGCCGGGCAAGTGGTACATCGTCACCAATTGGAAGGCGCGGAACTTCCGGTTGATGGAATGCGCCGAAAGCGACACACGCGACAAGCGCAAATGGCGGGAGGTACTGCCGCACCGCGAGGATGTGCTGTTGGAGGATGTGGATGTGTTCCGTCATCACCTGGTCTTCAGCGAGCGGAAGGAGGGTTTGACCCATCTGCGCATCCAGGACCTGCGCAATGGCCGAGAACATGAGATCGCCTTCCACGATCCCGCGTACATGGCCTACACGGGCACCAACCCGGAATGGGACACGCACCTGCTGCGCTACGGCTACACCAGCATGACCACGCCCAGCAGCGTGTATGAGCATGACATGGACGCTTCCACGGACATCCTCTTGAAGCAGCAGGAAGTGCTCGGCACCTTCTCGCCGGAGGATTATGTGAGCGAGCGCATCTGGGCACCGGCGCGTGATGGCGCGCGTGTGCCGGTGAGCATCGTGTACCGCAAGGGCACCCGGATCGACGGGTCCTCACCGCTGTTGCTCTATGGATACGGCAGCTATGGCTACAGCATCGATCCCGGATTCAGCAGTGCGCGCCTGAGCCTGATGGACCGCGGCTTCGTGTTCGCCATCGCGCACATCCGCGGTGGCGAAGAGTTGGGGCGCGCCTGGTACGAGAACGGCCGCATGGAACACAAGATGAACACCTTCACGGATCTCATCGATTGTGCCGATCATCTGGTGAAGGAGCGTTATGCGGACCCGAAGCGACTCTTTTGCATGGGTGGCAGCGCGGGCGGGTTGCTCGTGGGCGCCGTGGTGAACATGCGCCCCGAGTTGTGGAAAGGAGCCGTGGCCGAGGTGCCTTTCGTGGACGTGGTCAACACCATGCTCGATGACAGCATACCCCTCACCACCGGCGAGTTCGATGAATGGGGCGACCCGAAGGACAAGGATGCGTACGAGCGCATGTTGTCCTATTCGCCCTACGACAATGTGCGCGACGCCACCTACCCCGCGATGCTCGTCACCACGGGCTTCCACGACAGCCAGGTGCAGTACTGGGAACCCGCCAAATGGGTGCAGCGCCTGCGCCGCCACCAGCAGGGCGATGCGCCGATCCTGTTGCACACCAACATGGACGCGGGCCACGGTGGGGCCTCAGGGCGATTCGAGCGGTTGAAGGAGGTGGCCCTGAATTACGCGTTCCTGCTGTGGCAGGCGGGACTTGCAGGATAGCGGGGTCAGCTCGCGAGGCTCTCGGCCCAGACGATCTCCTCGGGCCGCATGGGGATCACATGCACAGGGGTGCCTTCGCGCTGCAAGCGCTCGTAGTCGCGCACGCTGGCGAAGAACAAGTGCTTGGTGTCCTGGCCCTGGCCATGACGGTCGGTGCTCTCCACCTCCCACACCACGCCGTACACCTCCTTGCCCGAGCGGAGCTTGAAGCGGCAGTGCTTGTGCGCGAACTGGCGGAGGTGGGAGAATTCCATGTTGCCGATCGGATGCACGTGAAAAGTACAGCCATGCATCAAGGCATGTGCGGGGTAAATTTCAACAGATGTGGCGCCGCTGTTGATAACGGAATGCGCCACCCGATCCTTGTCGTTGGCCGTCAAGGAGATGCGTCGCCAGCGAAGCGCAGCGAGAAAACGAGCGCTTCCAGTTCGCGCATGTACTCGCGCTTGTCGAATTGCGGCGCGTAGGCGAACCCCTCCACGACAAGCAGCGTGTTGTCGCGTTCGTCGATCGTGGAGAGGCTCACGAAAGGCCCGCCCATCTTGGCGCCGTGCATGCCGTAGAGGCCGTGCATCACGTAGGCGAAGCGCCCGTCCAGTCTGGTGGCGTGGCCCCCCGGCATCAGGTCGAGACCTTCGAAACCGCGCTGTACGATCATGTAGGACCCCTCTTTCGGGCCCTCGACGAAGGCGCGTGTGGTGGCGTCGCGCAGTTCCACCAGGTACGGAACAGTGAACGTACTGTCACTGGTGTAGGGGTGTCTGTGGATGAGCACGCCTTCTATCACGTTGTGTTCCAGTCCGCCGCCGCTCATCAAGCGATCGCGTTGCAGCCATGCGAAGTCCTTTTCCTGTCTGACGACGCGGTATCCGCCGGGGATGTCGAGGTCGATCCCAAAGGCCGTTTGGATGCTGCTCGCGATCGCGGCATCGCGCTCCTTGCGCAGGCGTGCGGCCACACGCCCGCGCTGGTGCTCGTCGAATTGTTCCGCGGCATCGGGTCCTTCACGTTGCATCAAGGCGATCCAGGTGTCGGGGTCACGCGCGGCGATGCGCACCAGCAATTGTCCGCGCGCATGTCGATCGCGGTACATGCCGGCGCCCGTGCTGTCGGCCTCACCACCAATGGCGGCATACAGCACCGAATGATGCACGCTCAACAGGCCGCTGAAATTCTCGGATGTCGTCTGCGCCACCTTGAAGCGCGCCTCGCGTTGCGGCAGGCCCATGAT is a window from the Flavobacteriales bacterium genome containing:
- a CDS encoding DUF4837 family protein, which codes for MPCLLLAMACGGGGTHLPEAAGGQGEVLVVMSKGHWEGAPGAAVRSILEQPIMGLPQREARFKVAQTTSENFSGLLSVHHSVLYAAIGGEADSTGAGMYRDRHARGQLLVRIAARDPDTWIALMQREGPDAAEQFDEHQRGRVAARLRKERDAAIASSIQTAFGIDLDIPGGYRVVRQEKDFAWLQRDRLMSGGGLEHNVIEGVLIHRHPYTSDSTFTVPYLVELRDATTRAFVEGPKEGSYMIVQRGFEGLDLMPGGHATRLDGRFAYVMHGLYGMHGAKMGGPFVSLSTIDERDNTLLVVEGFAYAPQFDKREYMRELEALVFSLRFAGDASP
- a CDS encoding S9 family peptidase codes for the protein MEETILATPPVAVKKDHAITAHGHTRIDEYHWMRLSEEQRNAAEPDAHTREVVAHLEAENAYTEAVLHPVKQLREDLFLEMKGRIKETDMSVPYRENGYWYHHRFEEGKEYAIHVRRKDEVGSPEVDILDENKLAEGSSFFDLGDYDVAPGNGIVAYSVDRVGRRQYEVRFRDLATGRDLPDVITNTGGGCAWADDRHVFYPRKDHTLRSYRIYRHVMGTDPATDEVVYEEKDPAFSCDVYRSRTDRMVIIVTESTMSSEYHYLPVEEPLGGFRVFLPREPEHEHTAMHVPAHDGKPGKWYIVTNWKARNFRLMECAESDTRDKRKWREVLPHREDVLLEDVDVFRHHLVFSERKEGLTHLRIQDLRNGREHEIAFHDPAYMAYTGTNPEWDTHLLRYGYTSMTTPSSVYEHDMDASTDILLKQQEVLGTFSPEDYVSERIWAPARDGARVPVSIVYRKGTRIDGSSPLLLYGYGSYGYSIDPGFSSARLSLMDRGFVFAIAHIRGGEELGRAWYENGRMEHKMNTFTDLIDCADHLVKERYADPKRLFCMGGSAGGLLVGAVVNMRPELWKGAVAEVPFVDVVNTMLDDSIPLTTGEFDEWGDPKDKDAYERMLSYSPYDNVRDATYPAMLVTTGFHDSQVQYWEPAKWVQRLRRHQQGDAPILLHTNMDAGHGGASGRFERLKEVALNYAFLLWQAGLAG